One part of the Nostoc sp. PCC 7120 = FACHB-418 genome encodes these proteins:
- a CDS encoding glycosyltransferase family 4 protein has protein sequence MNSNTEKRIALISVHGDPAIEIGKEEAGGQNVYVREVGKALAQLGWQVDMFSRKVSPEQELIVHHSPLCRTIRLTAGPEEFVPRDNGFKYLPEFVQQLLRFQKENNVNYPLVHTNYWLSSWVGMQLKAIQGSKQVHTYHSLGAVKYKSIDTIPLVATKRLSVEKQVLETAERIVATSPQEQQHMRSLVSTKGYIDIVPCGTDIHRFGSIARQAARAELGIDQEAKVVLYVGRFDQRKGIETLVRAMNESQLRDTNKLKLIIGGGSTPGNSDGRERDRIEAIVQELGMTEMTSFPGRLSQDVLPAYYAAADVCVVPSHYEPFGLVAIEAMASGTPVVASDVGGLQFTVVSEKTGLLVPPKDIAAFNIAIDRILMNPQWRDELGLAARKHVTHKFGWEGVASQLDGIYTQLLTQQVKEPALVTK, from the coding sequence ATGAACTCTAACACTGAAAAACGCATAGCTTTAATTTCAGTTCACGGAGACCCAGCAATCGAAATTGGCAAAGAAGAAGCTGGAGGGCAAAATGTTTACGTGCGCGAAGTGGGTAAAGCATTAGCCCAACTGGGATGGCAAGTGGATATGTTTAGCCGCAAAGTGAGTCCTGAACAAGAGTTAATTGTTCACCATAGCCCACTTTGTCGGACAATTCGGTTAACAGCAGGGCCAGAAGAATTTGTACCAAGAGATAATGGCTTTAAATATTTACCAGAATTTGTACAACAACTGCTTCGATTCCAAAAAGAAAACAACGTTAATTACCCATTAGTGCATACAAACTACTGGCTTTCTAGTTGGGTGGGAATGCAGTTAAAAGCAATCCAAGGAAGCAAACAAGTTCATACTTATCACTCTTTAGGAGCAGTCAAGTACAAATCTATAGATACGATTCCTTTGGTTGCTACTAAACGTTTATCGGTAGAAAAACAAGTATTAGAAACAGCAGAAAGAATCGTTGCTACCAGTCCTCAAGAACAGCAACATATGCGATCGCTAGTTTCTACTAAAGGTTACATTGATATCGTTCCTTGCGGTACAGATATTCACCGCTTTGGTTCAATTGCTAGACAAGCCGCAAGAGCAGAATTAGGAATTGATCAAGAAGCAAAAGTGGTCTTGTATGTAGGACGCTTTGATCAACGTAAAGGCATAGAAACCTTAGTACGTGCCATGAATGAGTCTCAATTGCGTGACACGAATAAACTCAAACTAATTATTGGTGGTGGTAGTACTCCTGGTAATAGCGATGGCAGAGAGCGCGATCGCATTGAGGCCATTGTGCAAGAATTGGGCATGACGGAAATGACTAGTTTCCCAGGCCGCCTCAGCCAAGATGTCCTCCCTGCTTACTACGCTGCGGCTGATGTTTGCGTTGTTCCCAGTCACTATGAACCTTTTGGATTGGTGGCAATTGAAGCAATGGCAAGTGGTACACCTGTAGTAGCCAGCGATGTTGGTGGACTTCAATTTACGGTAGTTTCCGAGAAAACCGGTTTATTGGTACCACCAAAAGATATTGCTGCGTTCAACATTGCAATTGATAGAATTTTGATGAATCCACAATGGCGGGATGAGTTAGGCCTTGCTGCGAGGAAACACGTTACCCACAAATTTGGTTGGGAAGGAGTAGCTAGCCAACTGGATGGAATATACACTCAATTATTGACACAACAGGTTAAAGAGCCAGCATTGGTAACTAAATAG
- a CDS encoding RNA recognition motif domain-containing protein: protein MSVRLYIGNLPKEEIDRQELQAVFAAEGDAVTTKLIKDRKTGKCRGFGFLTVNNDEQADQIIEKYNGQMFKETPIKLEKALPRTKGDEGEEQATPKPVTTSGGHAAPNTNKEGSRRDKGAKKSRRGGGNRENTTTTTTDSDAIRPDPRWASELEKLKQILAAQATN from the coding sequence ATGTCCGTGCGCCTATACATAGGCAATTTGCCAAAAGAAGAAATAGACCGTCAAGAATTGCAAGCTGTTTTTGCCGCAGAAGGCGATGCTGTGACGACTAAACTCATCAAAGACCGCAAAACTGGTAAATGCCGTGGTTTTGGGTTTTTGACGGTAAACAATGATGAACAAGCTGACCAAATTATTGAAAAGTATAATGGTCAGATGTTTAAAGAAACGCCTATCAAGTTAGAAAAAGCTTTACCACGAACAAAAGGTGATGAAGGCGAGGAGCAAGCAACTCCTAAACCTGTAACTACCTCCGGTGGTCATGCGGCTCCTAACACCAACAAAGAAGGTAGTCGTCGTGATAAAGGCGCTAAGAAGTCTCGACGTGGCGGTGGTAATCGGGAAAATACCACCACAACCACCACTGATTCAGATGCTATTCGTCCAGATCCCCGTTGGGCTTCTGAATTAGAAAAGCTGAAGCAGATACTAGCAGCTCAAGCCACAAATTAA